From Drosophila suzukii chromosome 2R, CBGP_Dsuzu_IsoJpt1.0, whole genome shotgun sequence, a single genomic window includes:
- the LOC108008806 gene encoding thioredoxin C-1 translates to MSSYRRLYRAERLMNLLKANRGMTSTGRQPIFDVETRKDFEQRVINSDRPVVVDFHASWCCPCKALAPRLENIVSEQGGRVRLARVDIDEHGELAMDYNVGSVPSLVVISKGKVVNRMVGLQTSEYIRKWLHKVVPQKSSADAKK, encoded by the exons ATGTCTAGCTATAGACGACTGTACCGAGCAGAGCGACTCATGAATCTGCTGAAGGCGAACCGCGGAATGACCAGCACAGGCAGGCAACCGATCTTCGATGTGGAGACCAGAAAGGACTTTGAACAGCGGGTGATAAACAGTGATCGACCGGTGGTAGTGGATTTCCATGCCAG CTGGTGCTGTCCTTGCAAGGCTCTGGCCCCTCGACTTGAGAACATCGTGTCCGAGCAGGGCGGTCGGGTGAGGTTGGCCCGCGTGGATATCGATGAGCACGGTGAACTGGCCATGGACTACAACGTGGGATCCGTTCCATCCCTGGTGGTCATCAGCAAGGGCAAGGTGGTAAATCGTATGGTTGGCCTACAGACCAGCGAATACATCCGCAAGTGGCTCCATAAAGTTGTGCCCCAAAAATCATCTGCGGATGCGAAGAAATAG
- the Obp56e gene encoding general odorant-binding protein 56d, whose amino-acid sequence MLTAHNIRPTVSIPKDSKQLPISIMKVFIALVAFAALSFAAAVELSPAQIAVVRQRAQACAEQEGITKEQAIALRAGNFGDSDPKVKCFANCFLEQSGLVANGQVNPAAVLAKLGPIAGEAKVKEVQAKCDSIQGADKCDTSYQLYKCYFENRAEI is encoded by the exons ATGCTGACTGCCCACAACATTAGGCCAACAGTTTCGATTCCAAAAGATTCTAAGCAACTCCCGATCAGCATCATGAAAGTATTCATCGCTCTCGTCGCCTTTGCAGCTCTGTCCTTCGCAGCTGCTGTG GAACTCTCGCCGGCCCAGATCGCCGTGGTTAGACAGAGGGCCCAAGCCTGCGCCGAGCAGGAGGGAATCACCAAGGAGCAGGCTATTGCCCTGCGCGCCGGCAACTTCGGGGACTCCGATCCCAAGGTGAAGTGCTTCGCCAACTGTTTCCTGGAGCAGAGTGGCCTGGTGGCCAACGGTCAGGTCAATCCCGCTGCGGTCCTGGCCAAACTGGGTCCCATCGCCGGGGAGGCAAAGGTCAAGGAGGTCCAGGCCAAGTGCGACTCGATCCAGGGAGCCGATAAGTGCGACACCAGCTACCAGTTGTACAAGTGCTACTTCGAAAACCGCGCTGAAATATAA
- the Obp56d gene encoding general odorant-binding protein 56d: MKFLIVLSAILAISFAELQLSDEQKAVAHANGALCAQQEGVTKDQAIALRNGNFGDSDPKVKCFANCFLEKTGFLIDGEVQPAVVLAKLGPLVGEDTVKAVQAKCDSTKGADKCDTAFQLFQCYYKNRAQI; this comes from the exons ATGAAATTCCTGATTGTCCTGTCTGCCATTTTGGCCATTTCTTTTGCC GAACTTCAGCTGTCCGATGAGCAGAAGGCCGTGGCCCATGCCAATGGCGCCCTTTGTGCCCAGCAGGAGGGAGTCACCAAGGATCAGGCGATCGCTCTGCGAAATGGCAACTTTGGGGACAGCGATCCCAAGGTCAAGTGCTTCGCCAACTGTTTCCTGGAGAAGACCGGATTCTTGATCGATGGAGAGGTCCAGCCCGCTGTCGTTTTGGCCAAGTTGGGACCGCTGGTTGGCGAGGATACCGTGAAGGCCGTTCAGGCCAAGTGTGATTCCACCAAGGGAGCTGATAAGTGCGACACCGCCTTCCAGCTATTCCAGTGCTATTACAAGAACCGCGCCCAAATCTAA